The window ATAAATAACATAATTGTGAAATACTCTGATCGGGATTCAACAATTTTATTCCCAAGCAGCTTTTGCTGTGATGCTGGTGAAACTGTGTCAGTTAAAGATTCAAATCTACACAGTGCTCACACTGCTGCAATACACATGCTTCCTTCTCAGTGAGCACACTTTTTTACTACATGAACAGTTCCAGAAGCAGTTGGTTGATCCTCACTGTCTCCATTAAAATCAGAAACACCCCTTTCGTGTAATCCATACCCACAGTTGTTGCATAACacagtaaataatttgcatttttgtGCAAGTTATTGCTATGCGTTCGTGTTGAGCAGAGACTATTGGGCGTCACTGAAACTGtgccatgttgtttttttgctccCTATAAATAGAATGGACTGAATGGAATTCACCTGAAGTGAATTTATTGGATTCTTTCATCGAGTTTCAGGTAGTTAAGGCACTTTTTGGTGGAGTTACTATCCACGCATAATACCGTGCCTAAAATGAAAACACTACAAAATATTGCAGCATCTCTTTCATTCTGTTATCTTGGGACTCTTCTGGTGAACTTACGATTCCAACCCAAGAGGAAGAAGACAGGTATGAGAAAACCTCAAGGAAGAGATAAGACCTACCATTGCTCTGCTGCACCGCATGTGACAACTGCTCCCCGAGATCTCGGTCGACCATCTGAAAGTGCAAGCAAAACATTCGGGTTTGAACACAAGAGTgctgcctacacacacacacttttaactCGCCTTCTTTGTTAAAAACGTGTACATCTAACGTGTGTTACAGCAGATGTAGGAACTTGCTGCAGGAAGTTAAGGTGAAAAATCGGAGCGTTTGGGGGGCATCGACAGGCACAAAGGTAAGAGAATGTCCAAGAAAATGTAAAACGTGTGCGCCAGAGCAACGCTTGAGCGTGTGAATCTACTTACAGCCAAACAGAACAGGAACAGGTTACGCTCCCagtaaaaacaatcaaacaagcCCGCTTATAAACACGTAAATCAGTACCGTGTAACCGTCGTCAGACAGATCCCGACAGACTTGTTTTTGGTACATTGTcgctcacaaaacacacaaaaagcgCTTCCTTCTCACCTTTGAACTATTTCCGTTATTGGTTAGAgcgctgcttttgtttttcatctccGTCCACATTTTCAGGGCTGTGCGGCCAGACTTCATCAACTCATGCTGTTTTTCTCACCTCAGCGGCGCCCTGAGACGCACCTCTCGTGGTGCGTTCATGTGCTTCTTTTTGAACTCGTACAACAGCGCACACAAGCTTGCTGCTAATTTTCGACGCAGTGTAGAAACGATTAGGCTACATAAGTAAATTGATTCTTATGTGCTCTATAATGCTGTAATATTAAGGAAATGCAACATATACTTGCTTGTTTATCACTTGGACTAACCTTTGATTAAAAGGGCTCATTGATGCTTAATTTACAATGAAGTGGAACTAATGCCCTCattattttctgtcatgtaTACCGCTACAATGGTTGCTCTTCATATTAAACTTAAGATAATACACTGAGTGTGAATAAGTGTCAGGCTTTTAAATTGCTCCAAAGACTGTTTCAAAAAGTTGCTTCACTGGTCTTGGCTCTGTGTGACGCTGGTGACACACAAAGAGGGAgccaattaaaataaatatagaaattaaaatgaagGAGTTAAAACTGATTGCTTTATTTTTTGGGGCCTACGCCAATGCGTCCTAAAAGATATGaggattattttaaaatgtaaatcatACAAAGCTGCTCAAGTAGGAGTCCAAGAACGAAATATGAAACTGAGCATAACAACTCCACTTTAAGCCACGCTGCATGGCTACACCATTTTAACATTTCTTTAAAGTTACATTTCCTACAGCAAGTGAAGGAGGCGCCAGATCGGCCCAACTTCCTGCAGGAAGAAAGCCGTCACATATCGCAAAAGTATGCTGATCCAAGATAATTATATTTACAGCAGGACTACTGATTTTCAGTGAGTGTATACAGTGTTTTCCTGCCACCACATTCACCCTGATAAACGCACTTCCACTCGGatagataaaacaataaggacATGGGACACAGCAAAACACTCGGCTTTTTATCTAAGCAAGATTACATGTTCTGCAAACAGTGTTTGAACAAGTCAGTGTTCCAAAAACAAAACGttaacacagacagaaaattcATTTATTATCAGAAGTCTCCGTTTTGAATTTGAAGACCACATCTTGACCAAAATATGTTTAATGCAGACCGTTTAATACACTGGTCAGAGTAAGACCTGACCTGCAAATAGCCACAGCATAACTCCACAGATCAGACAGACAATCAAATTTAACTTGTTAATTGGAAAAttgcagggggaaaaaagaaagaaaaaaaaagaaagaaagaaatttgcCAGAAACAACCCTGGACAACCTTCATATGGGAATTAGTCATATGAATAGAATATACACAAAAGTTAATTTAtgagaaatatttgtttttctctccattAAAGAGAATCACACAAACAGTCTGCAGATATTGCACAAAGGTTTACACTGTAAAAGCAGAAAGAGCAACTCCAGATCACACATACAAACCtcagcgcgcacacacacacacacacacacacacacacacacacacgcaggcacacagCATTAATAGAGCCTGAAGCCGGATGGTATATTTCACAAAAatcactcacactcacagacacacacatacaacagACAAGAGCATGGAGAAACATCTAAAATGCACAACCAAAGGCATATCTTCCTGAAGAATGAACTTTCTACCCCTACCaccaaaggaaaaaacaaagctcCTCTAGTCAAACCGCGTCGGTCATGGAGTGTCTTAAAGTAAGTGGGGTCTAAAATATTAGTCAACAATTGTTTGTTCTCACTTTAAACTTAATTTAATCAAAACTTGACCAGCACACAAAAACAGGGCAGAGAGTGCATGAGCACCTGAGGTTACCCAGAATCAccattgtcaaaaaaaaaaaaaaaaaaaaaaaaaaaaagggtggtAAAATGCCAGTGATCCCAGAGGGATTACAGACAGATGTACAAGTCGTCCAAACACAAAAACCTGATTAAGTGTTGTGTGTGGGATATCAGTATGGAAGCATGGCTACGGTACACATCGTAAATgagtgcaaacacagcagcggGTTTCATGTTAGTCACACTGTAATAAGGCTGCATCTATGGCAAACATCGTTATACATTTTATATCTAATCTCCGACTTCTCATTAGCTTCAAGCATTTTCATCATCACTTAACAAAGCAGTTATCCAAAGTGGGAATGTTAACGATTTCAACAAGAAAGAAATTATGTAACCGAACCCTGTACAGAAGAGAAGTTTAAAAATCTCTGTCTAAGCAGCTATCACATGTCAAAACAGCAATCTGCTGTCTTGGCTCATTTTAGAGTATTTCTACTGACCTCAGCACTGAGGTTCATGAAACCATAAAGTGAATGAGCAGGGCCACCTTGTGGGCACAGAAGGACTGAACTGCAATGCTGACACGCCGAATGAACAGAGATAAGACTGTGGGATTGTCAGAGTTGCCATGAAGCAGTAGCACAACCATGGTTAATACTACTTCGAATTTTAAGAGTGGAGACCAGACAGTCAAGATCTGATTCAATCAAAATAACATTAAATGGTTTGAAGACATTTTAACGACACATCACCAATACACGACGTCACACTTATGTCTCCGGCTGGTACTGAAAAACTGCACAGATGTTTACCTTTTCAAtggttaaaaataattcatgtTACTTTTCCCCCCTGACCAAACCCCATCACTCCTTCAGCCCCCATCAGTCACAATCCGCAGAGGTCGCATTTCAGACTGGCCATCCTTTCTTGCTCTCTTCTCGGTGTCCCATCTTGGATTTGACGGCCCCTGAACTGTCTTGGTTGAGAGCTGGTGGCAGGTGGATGATGGGAGTTGTAGGAAAAGCAGAAAGGCAGAGATAGAGAGGCATGTCCAAGAAGGACGAGGCAGCGACATCACATGATTTCACAGCAAGAGTTCTGTTTCCGTGCCTGAAggttaaacacaaacaaatatgcaaataaTTTGCCCTGCTTAGTAAATTCAGCGCACAGTCTTGAAATTTAGCATAATGTCAATAAGGTCAGTCATTCAAACTTACAGTCTTGTAGAAGGCTTTAGACTGGTTTCCCAGATGCTCCGACTTTGCCACAAGATCATCCAGTTTCTCTCCTCTTTCCAGCAGACTTTCCATGGTGTTGTGCTGCAGacaacaaaatatttatttatgaaacaacagaaacacTACAACTTTGCTTTAGTTAAATAGATTGCCCAATATGGTTAAAAATTGCAGTTAATAAGAGAAAGTTGCCTTTCAATCCATTACATTTTGTCAGATGACAGGATAACATAAAGTCCAAATGCAAACCTTTCCAATCCTTGCCAATCTGAACCCTATGCTATAAAGCGAGTTCAACATACCCAGGGTATGTCTAACTCCAGAGAAGTTAATAAATGTCTAAAGAACATAAAAATGTGAATgtaaaaggaacaaaaaaaatgcGTTTTTGTGCTTCATTCCTAAGTTTTAGTAAGGTATAAGTTGTGATGGCTTTTCCATCTGCATTCCAGAGGGATAAGGAATAACTATGAACACATCTGATTTCTGAAGTAATTGAAAGCATgtattaaaaagtttttttaagAGTCCATCATCTCTTTCTGTGTTCTCATGCAATGCAAAATTTGAGTATAAATTAATGTGGACACTTCTCTACTTTGATTTATGTATGAATGGTGGTTTACCAAAATGATCTTTGTCTCATCCAGCTCTGCCTGCACTTTGGTCATTGCATCAGCTTCCCTGGGGTTCTgtggataaatacaaaaatacaaccaGCTATCAAGTAGATGCATTTCGCACTATACAAGTAAATTCTGCCAAATGATGTGAGAATCTGGTGATTATGGAGTCCTTCTGATATTGTTTTAAAATCACACAAACAGTCTAGTTGCAGTCATACACTATCAGATCTTTCGTTAAAATAAATTCTGAGAAGTAAACCAAACTGACCTGGTATTTAGAGAGGTGAATGTCAAGGGCTTTGTAGTTAATGGTGTCAGGATTACCAGAAGGCCAGTCTATACTGTCCACTTGCCTAGAGAACTCCTCTAatacctaaaaaacaaaacaaaacaatgtcaatattgaaatcacaacaacaagtctcataatatatatatttttttaaaaaaaaaaaaaaaaaatataaaccacCTTGTCAAGCAATGTGAAACAGACTCTCTGTGGATATTCAGTATCTGCGATGACTACAGCACCCAAATTGTCATTTCTCACATACACATGGCACAGGtactctgaaaagaaaaaaaaaaaacaaaggagcaAGGTGTGTTGTTATCAGAACAATTTTCACCCGATCTTATTGTACAGGAAAACTACTGTGTCTACTGGTGCATTGAAGAAGGgccaaagaataaaaaaacttATTAAAATACAACTTAGCAAAATGTTCTCCATAAGACtcccaaaataaaaacaaacaacacacactGATTATGAAGCATAATTCTGTAATGACATTTGCTAAAGTCCATGTCACATTATATGATGATTCAGCCTGCATGAAATTGAAGAGAGGAAAAGCAGTCTGTGTACTCTAGGAACAAGGAAATGTTTAGCATCATTGTTTTGAGACAGCTtacattttactttattatCTCCAACTGTTTAAACTTGACTTAAAATGTCCATTTTCAGGCCAGAGAACATGTTACAGCCCCATCACAATTTCCCAgtcaaacatcaaatcacttttaagcAGAAATCTCCTTCTGCCCTGCTGTGACACAGGACACTGCAGGAAGTCATTTCTTTATGATATTACAAATCACAACTGTTATATATCAAATTATTTTTCTCGTCCTTTGAGATCTGTGATAGTCTTTAGTTATCCATGTAAGCGGCTAATGTGCAGCCTTTTATACCAATACCACTGTAAGAGGATACTTGGCAAAAGGTTACCCTGAATCTGTAGGGTCCTCTCTGATGCAACAGCACTAATCACTGCATCACAGGGCCACACCTAAAACACTCTAAATCTGTTTACCTTGTTCTTTGACAGAGGCACGGGTTCCTTGAGATGTTCGTTCAACAATCAAGGCACTGGTGAAGGTCATGAACTCCTGAATGCTAAACAAACCAAAGCAATTCTTAGTGTAGAGAAGGAAACACTTAAAAATAGTGAAATAAATACTACCCGTGATGTGTGAGGCACGGGTCAGTAAACTACAGTAAAAACTGTTTCGTTTCGTTAGTGAGACGCACCTGGAGCGCTGAAAGAAACTGAAGGAGGACAGGTCGTAGGCCGCTTTGAGAAGATTGGATTTGGTCGCTCCTTTGTAGAGGATGCTGAGACTGTAGAGCTTCATATTGCCACCGGTTCGTGTGTCAGTTACACAGTCCTGATAACACAAAAACAATCACATGAGAGCATTATCCTTTATCCGGCTCAGCTAAC is drawn from Maylandia zebra isolate NMK-2024a linkage group LG12, Mzebra_GT3a, whole genome shotgun sequence and contains these coding sequences:
- the ykt6 gene encoding synaptobrevin homolog YKT6; the encoded protein is MKLYSLSILYKGATKSNLLKAAYDLSSFSFFQRSSIQEFMTFTSALIVERTSQGTRASVKEQEYLCHVYVRNDNLGAVVIADTEYPQRVCFTLLDKVLEEFSRQVDSIDWPSGNPDTINYKALDIHLSKYQNPREADAMTKVQAELDETKIILHNTMESLLERGEKLDDLVAKSEHLGNQSKAFYKTARKQNSCCEIM